One Campylobacter concisus DNA segment encodes these proteins:
- the rpsL gene encoding 30S ribosomal protein S12 has translation MPTINQLVRNERKKVTVKSKSPALKECPQRRGVCTRVYTTTPKKPNSALRKVAKVRLTSGFEVISYIGGEGHNLQEHSIVLVRGGRVKDLPGVKYHIVRGALDTAGVAKRTVSRSKYGAKRPKAGTAAPKK, from the coding sequence GTGCCAACCATAAATCAATTGGTCAGAAATGAACGCAAGAAAGTGACTGTTAAGTCAAAATCTCCAGCGTTAAAAGAGTGCCCTCAAAGAAGAGGAGTTTGCACTAGGGTTTATACTACAACTCCTAAAAAACCAAACTCAGCTTTGAGGAAAGTTGCCAAAGTTAGGCTTACAAGCGGTTTTGAAGTCATCAGCTATATCGGCGGTGAAGGTCACAACCTACAAGAACACAGTATCGTTTTAGTTCGCGGCGGTAGGGTTAAAGACTTACCAGGTGTTAAATATCACATCGTTCGTGGTGCACTTGATACTGCTGGTGTTGCAAAAAGAACAGTTTCTCGTTCTAAATATGGTGCAAAACGCCCTAAAGCTGGCACTGCTGCTCCAAAAAAGTAA
- the rpsG gene encoding 30S ribosomal protein S7, whose protein sequence is MRRRKAPVREVLPDPIYGNKIITKFINSLMYDGKKSVATEIMYGAIKAIEKKNAEVKGIDVFNDAIENVKPILEVKSRRVGGATYQVPVEVRPARQQALAIRWLITFARKRSERTMVDKLANELLDAANSKGASFKKKEDTYKMAEANKAFAHYRW, encoded by the coding sequence ATGAGAAGAAGAAAAGCTCCTGTAAGGGAAGTTTTACCTGATCCGATTTACGGAAATAAAATAATCACTAAATTTATTAATTCTCTTATGTATGATGGCAAAAAAAGCGTCGCTACAGAGATAATGTATGGTGCTATTAAAGCTATCGAAAAGAAAAATGCTGAGGTTAAAGGCATCGACGTTTTTAACGACGCTATCGAAAATGTAAAACCTATTTTAGAAGTTAAATCACGCCGTGTTGGTGGTGCTACTTATCAAGTACCAGTTGAGGTTCGTCCAGCTCGCCAACAAGCTCTTGCTATCCGCTGGCTTATAACTTTTGCTAGAAAAAGAAGCGAAAGAACAATGGTTGATAAACTAGCAAATGAGCTTTTAGATGCGGCAAATTCAAAAGGTGCATCTTTCAAGAAGAAGGAAGATACTTACAAGATGGCAGAGGCTAATAAAGCATTTGCTCACTACCGCTGGTAA
- the iadA gene encoding beta-aspartyl-peptidase has protein sequence MILIKNAKIYSPKFLGKKDIFICNGKIVCIAENLEPNLPNVKVIDASNLVAIPGLIDKHVHITGGGGEGGFKTRVPEIMLSNLIEAGITTAVGLLGTDSTTRSVENLVAKAHALNDEGITCYAHTGAYSSKTPTITGEIEKDIVFVDPIIGTKLAISDHRSSSVSKDELAHIVSAGRVAGMISSKSGHTTLHMGDGKKGINLIYEVLNEYDMPITLFQPTHVNRNEELFKQSFKFIKDGGYIDFTCMPGLTPLEAVKRIKKENLPTNKITISSDGFGSYSSYDSDGNLLKIGIASVKSLYEEFINFVKDDFSIEEALPYFTTNVAKSVALQNKKGEIKENFDADILLIDEKFEIKFVVAKGEILKDDSGFIKKGTYE, from the coding sequence ATGATACTTATAAAAAACGCCAAAATTTACTCGCCAAAATTTCTTGGTAAAAAAGATATATTTATATGTAATGGCAAGATCGTCTGCATAGCTGAAAATTTAGAGCCAAATTTACCAAATGTAAAGGTGATCGACGCTTCAAATTTAGTAGCCATACCAGGTCTCATCGATAAGCATGTGCATATCACTGGAGGAGGCGGAGAGGGCGGCTTTAAGACTAGGGTGCCTGAGATCATGCTATCAAATTTAATAGAAGCTGGCATAACGACAGCTGTTGGACTACTTGGAACTGACAGCACGACAAGAAGCGTTGAAAATTTAGTCGCAAAAGCACACGCACTAAACGACGAGGGTATCACATGCTACGCTCACACTGGCGCATACAGCTCTAAAACGCCAACCATAACTGGCGAGATCGAAAAAGATATTGTCTTTGTTGATCCGATAATTGGCACCAAGCTAGCCATAAGCGACCACCGCTCATCAAGCGTGAGCAAAGATGAGCTAGCTCACATAGTCTCCGCTGGCAGGGTGGCTGGTATGATCAGCTCAAAGTCAGGACACACCACGCTTCACATGGGTGACGGCAAAAAGGGCATAAATTTGATTTACGAAGTGCTAAATGAGTACGACATGCCTATTACGCTATTTCAGCCAACGCACGTAAATAGAAACGAGGAGCTTTTTAAACAAAGCTTTAAATTTATAAAAGATGGCGGCTATATCGACTTTACCTGCATGCCAGGACTTACGCCACTTGAAGCTGTAAAGCGTATCAAAAAAGAGAATTTACCGACAAATAAGATAACAATTAGCTCAGATGGCTTTGGTAGCTACTCTAGCTATGATAGCGACGGAAATTTACTAAAGATTGGCATCGCTAGCGTCAAGAGCTTATATGAAGAGTTTATAAATTTCGTAAAAGATGACTTTAGTATCGAAGAGGCGTTGCCATATTTTACGACAAACGTGGCAAAAAGTGTGGCTTTGCAAAATAAAAAAGGCGAGATAAAAGAAAATTTCGATGCAGATATTTTGCTAATCGATGAGAAATTTGAGATTAAATTTGTCGTTGCAAAGGGTGAAATTTTAAAAGATGACAGTGGTTTTATCAAAAAAGGAACGTATGAATAA
- the fusA gene encoding elongation factor G, with the protein MAERKTPLHKVRNIGIAAHIDAGKTTTSERILFFTGMSHKIGEVHDGAATMDWMEQEKERGITITSAATTAFWKGYQVNLIDTPGHVDFTIEVERSMRVLDGAVSVFCSVGGVQPQSETVWRQANKYHVPRIVFVNKMDRIGANFFRVEEQIRERLKANPVPIQIPIGAEDNFKGVVDLVRMKAYVWNDEKKPTDYVEEEIPAEVKDKAEEYRAKLIEAVSETDDSLMEKFFAGEELTEEEIKKGIKAGCLRMTITPMLCGTAFKNKGIQPLLDAVVDYLPAPDEIAAINGVYEDGTEVTVESTDDGEFAALAFKIMTDPFVGQLTFIRVYRGSLESGSYAYNTVQDCKERIGRLLKMHSNKREEITELFAGEIGAVVGLKNTLTGDTLASEKDKVILERMDFPEPVISVAVEPKTKADQEKMAIALQKLAQEDPSFRVSTDEESGQTIISGMGELHLEIIVDRMLREFKVDAEVGQPQVAYRETIRKAVEQEYKYAKQSGGRGQYGHVFLRIEPLPAASGFEFVNDIKGGVVPKEYIPAVEKGCKEALQSGVLAGYPVEDVKVTLFDGSYHEVDSSEMAFKLAASMGFKEGARKAGAVILEPMMKVEVETPEEYMGDVIGDLNKRRGQVNSMDDRNGVKIIAAYCPLAQMFGYSTDLRSMTQGRATYSMEFDHYEEVPKNVSEEIIKKRNG; encoded by the coding sequence ATGGCAGAGAGAAAAACGCCTTTACATAAGGTAAGAAATATCGGTATTGCGGCTCACATTGATGCTGGAAAAACAACTACCAGTGAGAGAATTTTATTCTTCACTGGTATGAGCCATAAGATAGGTGAGGTTCATGATGGCGCTGCTACTATGGACTGGATGGAGCAAGAAAAAGAGCGTGGTATTACTATTACATCAGCTGCAACTACAGCGTTTTGGAAGGGCTACCAAGTAAACCTAATCGACACTCCGGGACACGTTGACTTCACAATTGAAGTTGAGCGTTCTATGCGTGTTCTTGACGGTGCTGTTTCAGTATTTTGTTCTGTTGGTGGTGTTCAGCCACAGTCTGAAACTGTTTGGAGACAAGCAAACAAATATCACGTACCAAGAATCGTTTTTGTCAATAAAATGGACAGAATTGGTGCAAATTTCTTTAGAGTTGAAGAGCAGATCAGAGAAAGATTAAAAGCAAATCCAGTGCCTATTCAAATTCCAATCGGTGCAGAAGATAACTTTAAAGGCGTGGTTGATCTTGTAAGAATGAAAGCATACGTTTGGAATGACGAGAAAAAGCCAACTGATTATGTTGAGGAAGAAATTCCAGCTGAAGTTAAAGATAAGGCTGAAGAATACCGCGCAAAACTAATCGAAGCTGTTTCTGAGACAGACGACAGCTTGATGGAGAAATTCTTTGCAGGCGAAGAGCTAACTGAAGAAGAGATCAAAAAAGGTATAAAAGCAGGCTGCTTAAGAATGACTATCACGCCTATGCTTTGCGGAACTGCGTTTAAGAACAAAGGCATCCAGCCTCTACTTGATGCTGTTGTTGATTATTTACCAGCTCCAGATGAGATCGCAGCGATAAATGGTGTTTATGAAGATGGTACTGAAGTGACTGTTGAAAGTACAGATGATGGCGAATTTGCTGCTCTTGCGTTTAAGATCATGACTGACCCATTTGTTGGACAGCTAACATTTATCCGTGTTTATAGAGGAAGCCTTGAAAGTGGTAGCTACGCTTACAACACAGTTCAAGACTGCAAAGAGAGAATCGGCCGCTTACTAAAAATGCACTCAAATAAACGTGAAGAGATTACTGAGCTTTTTGCTGGTGAAATCGGTGCTGTTGTTGGTCTAAAAAATACTCTAACTGGTGATACTCTTGCAAGCGAAAAAGATAAAGTTATCCTTGAGAGAATGGACTTCCCAGAGCCAGTTATTAGCGTTGCAGTTGAGCCAAAAACAAAAGCAGATCAAGAGAAGATGGCGATAGCTCTTCAAAAACTAGCTCAAGAAGATCCAAGTTTTAGAGTTAGCACTGATGAAGAGAGCGGACAAACTATCATTAGCGGTATGGGTGAGCTTCACCTAGAGATCATTGTTGATCGTATGCTTCGTGAATTTAAAGTTGATGCTGAAGTTGGTCAGCCACAAGTTGCTTACCGCGAGACTATCCGTAAGGCAGTTGAGCAAGAGTATAAGTATGCTAAACAATCAGGTGGTCGTGGTCAATATGGTCACGTATTCTTACGCATCGAGCCACTTCCAGCTGCTAGCGGATTTGAATTTGTTAACGATATCAAAGGTGGTGTTGTTCCAAAAGAGTACATCCCAGCTGTTGAAAAAGGTTGTAAAGAAGCGCTTCAAAGCGGTGTTCTTGCTGGATATCCAGTTGAAGATGTTAAAGTTACACTTTTCGATGGTAGTTACCACGAAGTTGACTCATCTGAAATGGCATTTAAACTTGCTGCTTCAATGGGCTTTAAAGAGGGCGCTAGAAAAGCAGGTGCGGTTATCCTTGAGCCTATGATGAAAGTTGAAGTCGAGACTCCAGAAGAGTATATGGGTGATGTTATTGGTGACCTTAACAAGCGCCGTGGCCAAGTAAATTCAATGGATGATAGAAATGGTGTAAAAATCATTGCAGCTTATTGTCCGCTAGCTCAAATGTTTGGCTACTCAACAGATCTTCGCTCAATGACTCAAGGTCGTGCGACTTACTCTATGGAATTTGATCACTACGAAGAAGTTCCTAAAAACGTAAGTGAAGAGATCATTAAAAAGAGAAATGGCTAA
- the nhaC gene encoding Na+/H+ antiporter NhaC → MNSIKKEPSFLLALTPILVMIVGLALGVGYMKLKVEPIILIAALVAGGIAWRLGYSWSELQEGVIEKISSSLPALMILWAVGLLIGSWVFSGTIPMIIYYGVDLISPQYLVLTAFVIAAIISTVTGTSWGSAGTVGVAIMGIAQGLDVNLAATAGAVVAGAYFGDKLSPLSDTTNLAPIAAGSELYEHIRHMFYTTIPATIVAIAAYLFFGSEAASSGANVSESVLALQGQLDKIFHWNIILLLPVLFVLAGSVLKWPTIPVMIIASLFSVLLGVIVQDFSLKNGFISVMTGFNVTMSGINMEFSKDITKLLNRGGVSSVNSTTILVICAMGFAGIISKTGMLTKVLHTIMAKVKSTAGVIISTIGSCLTVAFVTGSSYLSILIPGEMFKDFYKEKNLAAKNLSRTLEDSGTVIVPLIPWSAAGAYMTATLGVPTVEYLPWAILNYMGVVFAIILALTGIGIAKINKDTK, encoded by the coding sequence ATGAACTCTATAAAAAAAGAGCCTTCGTTTCTGCTGGCCCTTACGCCTATCTTGGTTATGATCGTAGGCCTTGCGCTTGGCGTTGGTTATATGAAGCTAAAGGTCGAGCCTATCATCCTTATCGCTGCTCTTGTGGCTGGTGGCATCGCTTGGAGACTAGGATATAGCTGGAGCGAGCTTCAAGAAGGAGTGATAGAGAAAATTTCAAGCTCACTGCCAGCGCTTATGATACTTTGGGCAGTCGGTCTGCTTATTGGATCGTGGGTATTTTCAGGCACTATACCTATGATCATCTACTACGGTGTGGATCTTATAAGTCCGCAATATCTAGTCCTAACTGCTTTTGTCATCGCAGCAATCATCTCAACTGTAACTGGCACATCTTGGGGTTCTGCTGGCACAGTTGGCGTCGCTATTATGGGCATAGCTCAAGGTCTTGATGTAAATTTAGCGGCAACTGCTGGCGCGGTAGTTGCAGGAGCATACTTTGGCGATAAGCTCTCTCCGCTCTCAGATACGACAAATCTAGCTCCGATAGCAGCTGGAAGCGAGCTTTATGAGCACATCAGACATATGTTTTATACAACTATCCCAGCAACTATTGTTGCGATAGCGGCTTATCTATTTTTCGGTAGCGAGGCTGCAAGTAGTGGCGCAAATGTTTCAGAGTCGGTTTTGGCGCTTCAAGGTCAGCTTGATAAAATTTTTCACTGGAACATCATCTTACTTTTGCCTGTGCTTTTTGTCTTGGCTGGCTCGGTGCTAAAGTGGCCAACGATACCTGTCATGATCATCGCATCTCTATTTTCAGTGCTTCTTGGTGTGATCGTTCAAGATTTTAGCCTTAAAAATGGCTTTATCTCAGTGATGACTGGCTTTAACGTCACGATGAGCGGCATTAATATGGAGTTTTCAAAAGATATCACGAAGCTTCTAAACAGAGGCGGCGTGAGCTCGGTAAATTCAACCACCATCCTAGTCATCTGCGCTATGGGCTTTGCTGGTATCATCTCAAAAACTGGCATGCTTACAAAGGTGCTTCACACCATCATGGCAAAGGTCAAATCAACAGCAGGCGTCATCATCTCAACCATCGGCTCATGCCTAACTGTTGCATTTGTCACAGGTAGCTCATATCTTTCTATCCTCATCCCTGGCGAGATGTTTAAAGACTTTTATAAAGAGAAAAATTTAGCAGCCAAAAACCTATCAAGAACACTTGAAGACTCTGGCACCGTGATCGTCCCACTCATCCCTTGGTCAGCAGCAGGTGCATATATGACAGCCACGCTTGGCGTGCCAACGGTAGAGTATTTACCATGGGCGATACTAAACTACATGGGCGTTGTCTTTGCAATCATTTTAGCACTTACTGGCATCGGCATAGCTAAGATAAACAAGGACACCAAATGA
- the rpoC gene encoding DNA-directed RNA polymerase subunit beta', whose product MKLTNLKPVEIKEEHRPRDFEAFQLRLASPEKIKSWSYGEVKKPETINYRTLKPERDGLFCAKIFGPIRDYECLCGKYKKMRYKGIKCEKCGVEVTTSKVRRSRMGHIELVTPVAHIWYVNFLPSRIGALLGIKMKDLERVLYYEAYIVDNAGEAYYDNENSKKVEKYDVLNEEQYQSLASRYEESGFTARMGGEVIYDMLAELDLTQILNQLQEEMEATNSEAKKKTIVKRLKVIESFLNSGNRPEWMMITNLPVLPPDLRPLVNLDGGKFAVSDVNDLYRRVINRNSRLKRLLELDAPEIIIRNEKRMLQEAVDALFDNGRRANAVKGANKRPLKSLSEIIKGKQGRFRQNLLGKRVDFSGRSVIVVGPKLKMDQCGLPKKMALELFKPHLLARLEEKGYATTVKQAKKMIEDKTNEVWECLEEVVKDYPVMLNRAPTLHKLSIQAFHPVLVEGKAIQLHPLVCAAFNADFDGDQMAVHVPLSQEAIAECKILMLSSMNILLPASGKAITVPSQDMVLGIYYLSLERNDEKGANKIFSSVDEVMIAEEANTLGLHAKIKTMVDNKIIFTTAGRLILRAILPDFVPENMWNKIMKKKDIANLVDYVYRNGGLEVTADFLDKLKNLGFRYATKAGISISIADIIVPDSKQKYIDEAKKKVREIQKQYGAGLLTDSERYNKIIDIWTDTNNSVASEMMKLIQSDKGGFNSIYMMADSGARGSAAQIRQLAGMRGLMAKPDGSIIETPIISNFREGLNIMEYFNSTHGARKGLADTALKTANAGYLTRKLIDVAQNVKVTMHDCGTHEGVEITDITESGELIESLEERVLGRVLADDVIDPITNEILFSEGTLLDEEKAKAITEAGIKSVSIRTPITCKAPKGVCAKCYGLNLGEGKLVKPGEAVGIISAQSIGEPGTQLTLRTFHIGGTASTEQQDRQVIAQKEGFIRYYNLSTYENNGKKIVANRRSAAVLLVEPKIKSTIDGKIEIEYAHEDVNIVIKGKKEEIKYTIRRNDLAKPNELAGVSGKIEGKMYIPYANGDKVKENESIVEIIKEGWNVPNRIPYASELKISDGDPVTRKITADANGVVKFFILKGDFLDRLKDIKKGHKVTEKGFFVVVSDKDGREAVRHYIPRNSIIQVSDNDAVERATVVSLPEKDDKLIIAEWDPYSTPTIAEEAGVVSFEDIEPGYSATEQADEATGQRRLVINEYLPSGVKPAIIITTKSGHLIKYPLDPKTAIFVSSGDEVAQADILAKTPKAVAKSKDITGGLPRVSELFEARRPKNTAIVAEIDGVVRFDKPLRSKERIIIQAEDGTTAEYLIEKSRQIQVRDGEFVHAGEKLTDGLISSHDILRILGEKALHYYLISEIQQVYRRQGVAIADKHIEIIVSQMLRQVKIVDSGNTNFIVGDMVSRNKFKEENERIMKMGGEPAIAEPILLGVTRAAIGSDSVISAASFQETTKVLTEASIAAKFDYLEDLKENVILGRMIPVGTGFYKDKKIKIKEN is encoded by the coding sequence ATGAAACTAACTAATTTAAAACCAGTTGAGATAAAAGAAGAGCATAGACCTCGTGATTTTGAAGCTTTTCAACTTCGTTTAGCAAGTCCTGAGAAGATAAAATCTTGGAGTTATGGCGAGGTTAAAAAACCAGAAACTATCAACTACCGCACGCTAAAACCTGAGCGTGATGGCTTATTTTGTGCCAAAATTTTTGGACCGATCCGCGACTACGAGTGTCTTTGCGGTAAATATAAAAAGATGCGTTATAAGGGCATCAAGTGCGAAAAATGCGGTGTTGAAGTAACAACATCTAAGGTTCGTCGCTCTCGCATGGGCCACATCGAGCTTGTAACTCCAGTGGCTCATATCTGGTATGTAAATTTCTTACCAAGCCGTATTGGTGCACTTCTTGGTATCAAGATGAAAGATCTTGAGCGCGTACTTTACTATGAGGCATATATTGTTGATAATGCTGGCGAGGCTTATTATGACAATGAAAATTCTAAAAAAGTTGAAAAATATGACGTTCTAAACGAGGAGCAATACCAAAGCCTAGCTTCAAGATATGAAGAGAGTGGCTTTACGGCAAGAATGGGTGGCGAGGTCATCTATGATATGCTAGCTGAGCTTGATCTAACTCAAATTTTAAATCAGCTACAAGAAGAGATGGAGGCTACAAATTCTGAGGCTAAGAAAAAGACTATCGTAAAACGTCTAAAGGTTATCGAGAGCTTTTTAAATTCAGGCAACCGCCCAGAGTGGATGATGATAACAAATTTACCAGTTCTTCCGCCTGATCTTAGACCACTTGTTAATCTTGATGGTGGTAAATTTGCTGTTTCGGACGTAAATGATCTATATCGCCGTGTAATAAATAGAAATAGTCGTCTAAAACGTCTGCTCGAGCTTGACGCACCTGAGATCATTATAAGAAACGAAAAGAGAATGCTTCAAGAGGCTGTTGATGCGCTATTTGACAATGGCCGCAGAGCAAATGCAGTAAAAGGCGCAAATAAGCGCCCACTAAAATCACTAAGCGAGATCATCAAAGGTAAGCAAGGCCGCTTCCGTCAGAATTTGCTAGGTAAGCGTGTTGATTTCTCTGGACGTTCTGTTATCGTCGTTGGTCCAAAGCTAAAGATGGATCAGTGCGGTCTTCCAAAGAAGATGGCTTTAGAGCTATTTAAGCCACATTTGCTTGCTCGCCTTGAAGAAAAAGGCTATGCGACAACCGTTAAGCAAGCTAAAAAGATGATAGAAGATAAGACAAATGAGGTTTGGGAGTGTTTAGAAGAGGTTGTTAAAGACTATCCAGTCATGCTAAACCGTGCTCCGACACTTCACAAGCTTTCTATCCAAGCGTTTCACCCAGTGCTTGTTGAGGGCAAGGCGATCCAGCTTCACCCACTAGTTTGTGCGGCGTTCAACGCTGACTTCGACGGCGACCAAATGGCTGTTCACGTGCCACTATCTCAAGAGGCTATCGCTGAGTGTAAAATTTTGATGCTAAGCTCAATGAACATCTTACTTCCTGCAAGTGGTAAGGCTATCACAGTCCCTTCACAAGATATGGTTTTGGGAATTTATTACCTAAGCTTAGAGAGAAATGACGAAAAAGGTGCAAATAAAATTTTCTCAAGTGTTGATGAAGTAATGATCGCTGAGGAGGCTAATACCCTTGGCCTTCACGCTAAAATTAAGACAATGGTTGATAATAAGATCATCTTCACAACGGCTGGTCGCTTGATCCTAAGAGCGATACTACCTGATTTTGTCCCTGAAAATATGTGGAATAAGATCATGAAGAAAAAAGATATTGCAAATTTGGTTGATTATGTTTATAGAAATGGCGGCCTTGAAGTAACGGCTGACTTCCTTGATAAGCTTAAAAATTTAGGTTTTAGATATGCTACAAAAGCGGGAATTTCTATCTCTATCGCAGACATCATCGTGCCAGATAGCAAGCAAAAGTATATCGACGAAGCTAAGAAAAAAGTTCGTGAAATTCAAAAACAATACGGCGCTGGTCTTTTAACAGATAGTGAGAGATACAACAAGATCATCGATATCTGGACAGATACAAACAACAGTGTTGCAAGCGAGATGATGAAACTTATCCAAAGTGATAAAGGCGGATTTAACTCAATTTATATGATGGCTGACTCAGGTGCAAGAGGTAGTGCGGCGCAAATTCGTCAGCTAGCTGGTATGCGTGGTCTTATGGCAAAACCAGATGGCTCGATCATCGAAACACCGATCATTTCAAACTTCCGTGAAGGTCTAAACATAATGGAGTACTTCAACTCAACCCACGGAGCTAGAAAAGGTCTTGCAGATACCGCGCTAAAAACTGCCAACGCTGGTTACCTAACAAGAAAACTAATCGACGTTGCTCAAAACGTTAAAGTCACAATGCACGACTGCGGTACTCACGAGGGCGTTGAGATCACAGATATCACAGAGAGTGGCGAGCTAATAGAGAGCCTTGAAGAGAGAGTATTAGGCCGTGTTTTAGCAGATGATGTGATCGATCCTATAACAAATGAAATTTTATTTAGCGAAGGCACATTGCTTGATGAAGAGAAAGCTAAGGCCATAACAGAAGCTGGCATAAAATCAGTAAGCATTAGAACACCTATCACGTGCAAGGCGCCAAAAGGCGTTTGCGCAAAATGCTACGGCTTAAATTTGGGTGAGGGCAAACTTGTAAAACCAGGCGAGGCTGTCGGTATCATCTCGGCTCAATCAATCGGCGAGCCAGGCACTCAGCTAACGTTAAGAACATTCCACATTGGTGGTACGGCTTCTACTGAGCAACAAGACCGCCAAGTCATCGCTCAAAAAGAGGGCTTTATTAGGTATTACAACCTTAGTACATACGAGAACAACGGCAAGAAAATCGTTGCAAACAGAAGAAGTGCAGCTGTGCTACTTGTTGAGCCAAAGATAAAATCAACAATTGATGGTAAAATCGAGATCGAATATGCTCACGAAGACGTAAATATCGTTATCAAAGGCAAAAAAGAAGAGATCAAATATACCATCAGAAGAAACGATCTTGCTAAACCAAACGAACTAGCTGGCGTTAGCGGTAAGATCGAAGGCAAGATGTATATCCCTTATGCAAATGGCGACAAAGTAAAAGAAAACGAAAGTATCGTCGAGATCATAAAAGAGGGCTGGAACGTTCCAAATCGTATCCCTTATGCTAGTGAGCTTAAAATTTCAGATGGCGATCCAGTAACTAGAAAGATTACCGCAGATGCAAATGGTGTTGTTAAATTTTTCATACTAAAAGGTGACTTCCTTGATAGACTAAAAGATATCAAAAAAGGTCACAAAGTAACTGAAAAAGGCTTCTTTGTTGTCGTCTCTGACAAGGATGGACGCGAGGCAGTTCGCCACTACATCCCAAGAAATTCTATCATCCAAGTATCAGATAATGATGCGGTAGAAAGAGCGACAGTGGTCTCACTACCTGAAAAAGATGACAAGCTAATAATCGCTGAGTGGGATCCATACTCAACTCCAACTATCGCAGAGGAGGCTGGTGTGGTTAGCTTTGAAGATATCGAGCCAGGATATAGTGCGACTGAGCAAGCTGACGAGGCAACTGGTCAAAGACGTCTTGTTATCAACGAGTATTTGCCAAGCGGCGTAAAACCAGCGATCATTATCACTACAAAGAGCGGACATTTGATCAAGTATCCGCTTGATCCAAAAACTGCGATCTTTGTGTCAAGTGGCGACGAAGTAGCTCAAGCTGACATTTTGGCTAAGACTCCAAAAGCTGTTGCCAAGTCAAAAGACATTACCGGTGGTCTTCCAAGAGTTAGTGAGCTATTTGAAGCAAGACGCCCTAAAAATACAGCTATCGTTGCAGAGATCGATGGCGTTGTTAGATTTGACAAGCCACTTCGCTCAAAAGAGCGCATCATCATCCAAGCAGAAGATGGCACGACAGCTGAGTATTTGATCGAGAAGAGCCGCCAGATCCAAGTAAGAGACGGCGAATTTGTCCATGCTGGTGAGAAACTAACAGACGGACTTATCTCAAGCCATGATATTTTAAGAATTCTAGGTGAAAAGGCGCTTCACTACTATTTGATCAGTGAAATTCAGCAAGTTTATCGCCGCCAGGGTGTTGCGATCGCTGATAAACATATCGAGATCATCGTCTCTCAAATGCTTCGCCAAGTCAAAATCGTCGATAGTGGTAATACAAATTTCATCGTTGGCGACATGGTTTCAAGAAACAAATTTAAAGAAGAGAACGAGCGCATTATGAAAATGGGTGGCGAGCCAGCTATCGCTGAACCGATCCTTCTTGGTGTTACAAGAGCGGCTATCGGAAGTGATAGTGTGATCTCTGCTGCGTCATTCCAAGAGACAACTAAGGTCTTAACAGAGGCTTCAATCGCTGCTAAATTTGACTATCTTGAAGATCTAAAAGAGAACGTCATCCTTGGACGTATGATCCCAGTTGGTACTGGTTTTTACAAAGACAAAAAGATAAAGATCAAAGAAAACTAA
- a CDS encoding DoxX family protein — protein MKNVDLGLLFLRLGLGICLFMHGFGKILHGVGGVKSILIDAGLPSFLAYFAYLSEVLAPIMIAVGFYSRLGALLVFGSSLVILYSYFGLSNLLELTNVNGFKAELIYLYIAMSLCIISTGSGKYAIKQD, from the coding sequence ATGAAAAATGTTGATCTTGGACTCTTATTTCTACGCTTAGGTCTTGGAATTTGCCTTTTTATGCACGGCTTTGGCAAAATTTTACACGGAGTTGGCGGCGTAAAGAGCATTTTAATTGATGCTGGGCTACCTAGTTTTCTGGCGTATTTTGCCTATCTTAGCGAGGTCTTAGCCCCTATAATGATCGCTGTTGGCTTTTACTCAAGGCTTGGCGCGCTCCTAGTTTTTGGCTCTAGTCTTGTCATTTTGTATTCATATTTTGGTTTGTCAAATTTACTTGAACTAACTAATGTAAATGGCTTTAAAGCAGAGCTTATATATCTTTATATCGCTATGTCACTTTGCATCATCTCGACTGGTAGCGGCAAATACGCTATCAAGCAAGACTGA